In Bufo gargarizans isolate SCDJY-AF-19 chromosome 5, ASM1485885v1, whole genome shotgun sequence, the following are encoded in one genomic region:
- the LOC122938709 gene encoding thiosulfate sulfurtransferase-like produces the protein MVSRALISAGWLSEVLKARRAPALRVLDATWYSPGSRDAKKEYEERHIPGASFFDLEQCKDQQSPYEMMLPTKSQFAKYAGELGISNESHVVVYDCDNLGMLYAPRLWWMFRVFGHHNVSLLNGGLTNWMKQGFPVTSEATRVTPETFRVTLNQSLLKSFEDIQENISSKRFQLVDTRSKGNFQGPEPKPGEGIEPGHIPGSVNIPFSNFLTKDGYEKPVHEIHQLFQDRGIDLTKPLTATCRCGVTACHLALASFLLGKDDTAVYDGSWSEWFHRAKPEHKVFERRNRA, from the exons ATGGTGAGTCGGGCTTTAATTTCTGCTGGGTGGCTCTCAGAGGTCCTCAAAGCCAGGAGAGCCCCTGCTCTGCGGGTGCTGGACGCTACCTGGTACTCCCCCGGGAGTAGAGATGCCAAGAAGGAGTATGAAGAGCGGCACATACCTGGAGCCTCCTTCTTTGACCTGGAGCAATGCAAGGACCAGCAGTCGCCCTATGAGATGATGCTGCCCACCAAGTCCCAGTTTGCCAAGTACGCTGGTGAACTGGGCATCAGCAATGAGAGCCACGTGGTGGTCTACGACTGCGACAACTTGGGCATGCTCTACGCCCCGAGACTTTGGTGGATGTTCCGTGTTTTTGGCCACCACAATGTGTCGTTGCTGAATGGGGGTCTCACCAACTGGATGAAGCAGGGGTTTCCAGTGACATCTGAGGCGACAAGGGTGACGCCAGAGACATTCCGGGTGACACTGAATCAGTCTCTGCTCAAGAGCTTCGAGGACATTCAGGAGAACATTTCCAGCAAAAGGTTCCAGCTGGTGGACACCCGATCCAAAGGGAATTTTCAGGGGCCGGAGCCGAAACccggagaag GCATTGAGCCCGGACACATCCCCGGATCAGTGAACATTCCTTTCTCCAACTTCCTGACGAAGGATGGTTACGAAAAACCAGTGCATGAAATCCACCAGTTGTTCCAGGATCGAGGGATTGACCTGACCAAGCCCCTGACCGCCACCTGCCGCTGTGGGGTCACTGCCTGCCACCTGGCCCTGGCCTCCTTCCTGCTGGGAAAAGACGACACAGCCGTCTATGATGGTTCCTGGTCGGAATGGTTCCATCGGGCAAAGCCTGAGCACAAGGTCTTCGAGAGGAGGAATAGGGCATAA